In a genomic window of Candidatus Eisenbacteria bacterium:
- a CDS encoding sigma-70 family RNA polymerase sigma factor: MSEAGRRTTNETAADEAGLVRAAQAGDSRAFSEIVIRYQRAIYRVAYGFTRVPADADDLAQETFVRAYQAIGRFRVGEPLYPWLARIASNLALSLLRSRRRKPETPLEPLLEAGQQWGKEEDPGRAVMDREQKEHLKQALSELSPEHQAVLVLRGVEEMSYEEIARTLNVPLGTVMSRLSRARTELKTRLAAKTGETHEPPAS, translated from the coding sequence ATGAGTGAGGCGGGGCGGCGTACTACGAACGAGACGGCAGCCGACGAGGCGGGGCTCGTTCGTGCGGCTCAGGCAGGAGACTCGCGGGCTTTCTCGGAGATCGTGATCCGCTATCAGCGGGCCATCTACCGAGTCGCCTATGGGTTCACACGCGTTCCCGCGGATGCGGACGACCTGGCCCAGGAGACCTTCGTGCGGGCCTATCAGGCGATCGGCCGCTTTCGCGTGGGCGAGCCGCTCTATCCATGGCTCGCGAGGATCGCGTCGAACCTGGCGCTCTCCCTCCTGAGGAGCCGCCGACGGAAGCCCGAGACCCCGCTCGAGCCGTTGCTCGAAGCAGGACAGCAGTGGGGGAAGGAGGAGGATCCCGGCCGCGCCGTCATGGACCGGGAGCAGAAGGAGCATCTGAAACAGGCGCTGTCGGAGCTTTCGCCCGAGCACCAGGCCGTGCTGGTGCTGCGAGGCGTCGAGGAGATGTCATACGAGGAGATCGCCAGGACGTTGAACGTTCCGCTCGGCACCGTGATGTCTCGGCTGTCACGCGCGCGCACCGAGCTGAAGACACGACTCGCGGCAAAGACCGGAGAGACTCATGAGCCACCTGCGTCCTGA